The DNA sequence GATCCTCATCCTGTAGGATCctctgtgctgtaaaaaaaaaaaaaaaaaaaaaaaattcccatgaACATTAATATagtacacaaacataaacaaacaagctttaatataaatactgaaaatacaatacttaaaattaaaaaaactgtttgcaCGTTACTATAGCCCAGGAAAGACAACTAATCAAAGGATACAAATGCTTTAATATTGCAGTTACCCAATCTTCCCCCAGTGTTGTTTAGAGTGAAATAAGGGAAAAATGATTAATGATCTGAAATTAGGTATCTGATAGGTACCAATTTAATAATTGAGGACACGTGAACACCCGTCCCAAGGACAGGATCCGTTACCCAgccttttcttttctgctgTCGTCACGGTGATAATGATTCTGCAATTTATTCTTTAGATGCCATCACCAGCTTTATCTCTTATTGGGCTCACAGATCACAGACAACTCATTGGCCAGGGGAACACCCCGCCATTTGAGACCTTCCAACTGCTTGTGTTTTCAGTTGGTTCACTTCAATAGTAGCACTACGCTTGTGTTAATTGCCAATTCTTCAAAGCTGCCCTCAACTATGTATATGCCATATATTAAGCAgacatttttgttgctttagaaGTGCATCTGTCACATTAAGCACAGTGATGAATTCAGTATAAATAATTTAGCTAACTTGCTGTCCAATTTAAAATAAGCTATTTGCtagataatttaaaaagtgaatgtCATATATTCTCTTTGTAATACAATCTTGGAGTTCTATGTTACATTGCTTAATAAATTTTCTGCaacttttcaatttaaaatacatagcTTAATATTAGATTGCGGCACCCAAACTCTGCTGGAAAATAGAGAAAGGTGAGATCGATGTTCTCTTTAGTTACCATGGGGATCATGCGGCAGGATCTGATGCAGTCGCTCATGCCCATGCGGGAGTAGTCCGAGTACTCGCCCCTCCTCACAAAGTACTGGTTCCCCATGTAGTTGGAGCGGTCATAGACCATGAAGCAGCCGCTCTCCACCCTGCAGGAGTTGCAGCGGCTCAGGTAGGAGGTGAGCTCCGCGCAGTCGCTGCTGGTCTCATAGGAGCGGCCCTGGAAGTTCCTGTCCTCGTAGAAGATGATCTGCAAACAGACAAGAACAGCTACTGTAATGACAggaaaaatctctctctctttctctctctatacaCATAACCATAAGATGTATGCTAATcctatcatttaaaatgatgttttgtCAAAGCTAAAAATTTAAACACCTGGTAACATTTGTACTTTTTGGTGTTTGAGAGCTAGTATTTATGTGTTGTGCATTGCTATAGACCATACCTAAGAAGAACTCTTCTTTAAGAGTGTACATTGTACTACATGTCTAAAAATCAGCCAATCGAATTAAAATACGAGAGTTTATATTACATGAGAGTTATATTCAATGAgagtttatattatatataaactACAGAGTCCAAATGATTAAGATAACAAATGGCTTTggcagcttgaaaaaaaaacaccacatttgTATTGCCTTtcgtttttaaaatgacacgAAGGTCCACTTACCTTGCCCATGGTCATGGTGAATGTCAATCGTTCTCAGAATTGCA is a window from the Anguilla anguilla isolate fAngAng1 chromosome 3, fAngAng1.pri, whole genome shotgun sequence genome containing:
- the LOC118222722 gene encoding gamma-crystallin M3-like: MTMGKIIFYEDRNFQGRSYETSSDCAELTSYLSRCNSCRVESGCFMVYDRSNYMGNQYFVRRGEYSDYSRMGMSDCIRSCRMIPMHRGSYRMRIYERENFGGQMHELMDDCESFQERYRMSDCQSCNVMDGHWLMYEQPHFRGRMMYLRPGEYRSFRDMGYSNMRFMSMRRIMDTC